Part of the Labilibaculum antarcticum genome, GCCTCTATATTATGTGTGAAGCCTGTAGAGAAATTATCAAGACAGGTTACATCATTATTTTGTTTCAAAAGCACCTCACAAAGATTAGAACCAATAAAGCCAGCTCCACCTGTTACGACAACTTTCGAATTTGTAATTATTCTATTCATTTAAATTTTTTAAAACACATTACAATCGACAATCAATCAATTCTTTTGGGAGAACCCCTTTAATATCATAAATAACAGCATTAGAACCATTTCTGAGGGCAGCAATATCTATATCTTCGAACTCCTTATGTGCTACTGCTAAAACAATAGCATCATATGTATCACCATTAATTCTTGACAGCAAATTCAAACTATATGCTTTTTTCACTTCTTGCTCATCTGCCCATGGATCAAACACATCAACCTCACATCCAAACTCCACAAATTCTTTAACAAGATCAAACACTTTAGAATTACGAATATCAGGACAGTTTTCTTTGAAAGTAATACCTAAAACCAAAACTTTAGAATCAGCAATTCGATGTTTTTTCTTTATCATTTCTTTAATTATCCTTGATGCTACATAAGCAGACATTCGATCATTCAATCGACGACCAGCTAATATAATTTCAGGATTATAACCAACCTCTTGTGCTTTTTGGGTTAGATAATAAGGATCAACCCCAATACAATGACCTCCAACTAATCCTGGTTTAAATGGCAGGAAATTCCATTTAGTACCTGCAGCTTCTAAAACTTCGTGAGTATCAATTCCTAATAGACTAAATATCACAGAAAGTTCATTTACAAAAGCGATATTAATATCACGCTGGGAATTTTCAATAACTTTTGCTGCCTCTGCAACTTTAATTGATGAAGCCTTAAATGTTCCTGCTGTAATGATTGACGCATACAACGAATCAACATAATCTGCTGTCTCTGCATTAGATCCAGACGTAACCTTACGAATCTTTGTGACAGTATGAACCTTATCTCCCGGGTTTATCCTCTCCGGAGAGTAACCACAAAAGAAATCCTTATTAAATGTTAAACCACTAATTTTTTCTAATACTGGGACGCAATCCTCTTCAGTTGCACCCGGATATACTGTTGACTCATATATAACGACATCACCTTTTTTTAATGCTTTTCCAACTGTTTCTGAAGCCTTAAGTAATGGGCTTAAATCAGGACGATTATTCTTATCAATAGGTGTCGGTACCGTAACAATAAACACATTAAACTGACTCAGAATTTCAGTATCATTAGTAAAACTTAACAATTCTGATAAAAGTAAATTTTCACTTGTTACTTCAAGAGTCCTATCATTACCCATTTCTAATTCTGATATTCGATCTGAATTTATATCAAAACCAATTGTAATATATTTTTTTCCAAATTCAACAGCCAAAGGCAACCCAACATAACCAAGCCCAATCACCGCAATTTTAGGATTTATTGTCTTCATCAATTTTTATTTTAATACAATTTATTTGAACTCTAAAGGTTATAGTATTTCATTTTTACTTTACAGGCGTTGTTGGTACTTCAACAAACTCATCTGAAACAACATCCGCAGATTCATATCCATATCCGTAGCCGTATCCATATCCATAACTTTTACCTTTAATCCCATTTAATATCAAACCAACATTTTTGAATTGAGCCTCTTGTAATAGTTTCATATTCTGACTAAAAAAGCTCTTATTGGTTAATTGGTGACGAGTTACAAATAAACTCGCATTAGCAAATGGGCTCAACAACAATGAATCCGATACCATTCCTACAGGACTAGTATCAATAACAATACAATCGTATTTTTTGCTTAGCGCTTCAAATAACACTTTAGTCTTATAAGAATCAATTAACTCTGCAGGGTTTGGAGGAACAGGACCTGAGACAATACAATCCAAATTCGTGTATTTCGTATTTTGGATAACTTCTTCCAGCTTGTCTTTCCCAATTAAATAAGTTGATATCCCCTTATGTTCCGGAATTTCAAGATATTTTCCTAATTGAGGTCTTCTGAGATCAAAACCAAGTATTATAGTTTTCTTTCCTGCTAATGCATAAATACCACTAATATTTAAGGCACAAAAAGTTTTCCCTTCACCTGAAATAGAAGACGTTATTAGCAATGTTTTTTGAGCACTTCCTTTTGTAAGATAATCAAGTCTGGTTCGAAGAGCTCTAAAAGATTCTGTAACCGGATCCTGTGGATGCTTCTGAGTAAGAACATCTCCGTCCTTTTTGCTTTGTGCAATACTACCGATTATTGGTACGGAGCAAATCGCTTCTAAATCTTCTTTTGATTCAATTTTATTATTAAAAAAGGCCTTTAGAAAAATAAACAAGGCTGGGAAAAACAATCCTAGTATTCCCCCAAGAAAAAATACCTGCATACCCTTTAACTGCATCATTTGTTCAAAATGTGCTGACTCAACAACTTCATTATCCGGCAAATTTGACGCCTTTTGAATTTGAGCCTCTACTCTTTTTTCAAGAAGCGAAGTATAAAGTCCATTATTTAAATCATAAGTTCGTTGAATATTCATAAACTGCTGTTCCTTACCAGGCAATAAATTTTGTGCTTTCCTTAAGTCTACCTTTTGTATCCACAAGGCCTTTAATTGATGCTCAATATACTCCTTTTGCGAAGTAATGTTCTCATACAGAGTCGCTAATAAAGTCCCTTCCTGGCGTTGAAGCTTCTCTAAATACGGATTATTCAACTTCTCCTTCCCTTTGTATTGAAATAAGGCAGCTCTCACTTCAGCCAATTGAGCAATATACTCCCCCAAAACAGACTGCTCTATCCCAACTGACGCTGGAGATATTAACTTGTCGTAATCTTCTCTTTTATTAAGATATCCTTGTAAACGCTCAAAATAGGAAGCCTGCATTTGCAATTTTGAAGTCTCCGAATCCAGCTCCTGAATTTTCTGATATGCTGCCTCAACCTGTACCGTAGGCTTCACCACATTGTTTGAAGTTCTGAACTTCTGCAATTTTGCCCCCATGCGCCCAAGTGTATCACTAAGCCCATAAAGTTGCTGATCAATAAATGAAATAGTATTGTTCGCAATTTGATTTTTCTGATCCAAATTATTCTGAATCCACACTTCCATCAATTTATTGAGAAAGAGTTTTGATTTGTTCAAACAAGTTCCTGTTAAAGAAAGATTTGCAATAGATGCACCTTTTGGAGCAAATGCAACATTAATTTTCTCGAAATCTTTTACCAAACGTTTATTATCCCGAATCACAAAAGAAAGCTCATTGTCTACTAATAATTCATTCAAATCTGTTTCATCCGCCTCAATCAAAAAAGAATAATAATCGCCCTCTATTAATTGACCCAAGCGTACCTCCTCATTGATCGCAAAAGAGGGCAAATTTCCAATATCTTTATTATATGAAAAACTATGCACAACTGCATCTTCCGCCTTCGCTTCAAGTTGCAATTGCCCGTTACTGTTCAAGGCAAGATTAAATACAACATCAAGTACCTGATCATGATCTGGATCCAAAATTACCCGTATTGAATTCTCCTGATAAAATTCCTTTTTCTGATATTGCTGTTTTGAATAAATACTAGTATTTATTGTCTTCATTACATTTCGGAAATTATACGCAGGAACAGTAAATTTTCCCTTGGTATAATAACTAACATTGAAATCAAGTTGATCCAAGGTTCGTAAAATCTGAGATTCGGTTTTCAAAAGAATCGCCTGATTTTCAAAATTCTTCATATCCGGTGAAGAAAAACCACTCATCATCGCCATTTCTTCAGGCATATTACTTTGATCATTGCTCTTTACTAATACAGATGCCCCAATTTTATAAACTGGCGCAGTAAATTTATTAACGAAAAATGCAATGGCTAAACCAAGAATTAAAAAAGCTGCAAACCAACGCCAATTTGAAAGAAAGAGAAAAACCCACTTTTTCAGATCAGGTTTTTCCGTTTGATAGGAATTGCCATTCGAAAAGATATTATTCTCTGAAGAATGATTATTAATATTGGTTGAATTCATAATTGAATTATTGAAAAAAAAAGAGTTGTCAGAAGATAATTAAAAGGCAAAATATCTATTAAACTTTATTTTACCAGTTTGAAAAACCAAGAAGTAAAAGACCTGGGATCTAAACTACTTCAAAGTATTTGCTAACAAAAACAAGCTGAGTAAACTTGATATTAGCGCTAAGGAAAAAGATTCTCCAACTCCCCACATCTTTGCTTTAATTGGCTCAATATAAACAAGATCGTTAGGTAAAATATAGTAATCCTGACTATCAATAAGATTTCGATCCGATAAATTAACGGTTATAGTTTTTGTCCCATTGGCAGTAGGTCGAACAATTTTAACCATACGCCTTTTTCCATAAATAGTGAGGTCGCCAGCCAAAGCAATTGCCTCAAAAATATTTATTTGATCTTTATTCATATTGTACTGTCCAGGAGCTCTAACTTCACCTAAAATTGTAAATTGGGCATTGGTCAGCTGTACCTGAAGAGAAAAAGTATCAATATGATTTTTCAAAATCTCCTGCATTTGATCTTTTATCTGCTTCAATGTCTTGCCAGTAACATTAACCTTTCCAACATAAGGAAAATCGATATTACCGTCATCACTCACCTGATAACTAAGAAATCGCATACTACTACCATCACCCATATTAGTCATACTGCTTTGCCCGGAGGTCAAATTATACAAACCTGCGACTGTTTCATCAGGTGTTAACACACGAATATAAAGATAATCACCAGCTTGAATGGTATAAGCTTCAGTTACATCTTCAGCTTTAACGTAG contains:
- a CDS encoding nucleotide sugar dehydrogenase; translation: MKTINPKIAVIGLGYVGLPLAVEFGKKYITIGFDINSDRISELEMGNDRTLEVTSENLLLSELLSFTNDTEILSQFNVFIVTVPTPIDKNNRPDLSPLLKASETVGKALKKGDVVIYESTVYPGATEEDCVPVLEKISGLTFNKDFFCGYSPERINPGDKVHTVTKIRKVTSGSNAETADYVDSLYASIITAGTFKASSIKVAEAAKVIENSQRDINIAFVNELSVIFSLLGIDTHEVLEAAGTKWNFLPFKPGLVGGHCIGVDPYYLTQKAQEVGYNPEIILAGRRLNDRMSAYVASRIIKEMIKKKHRIADSKVLVLGITFKENCPDIRNSKVFDLVKEFVEFGCEVDVFDPWADEQEVKKAYSLNLLSRINGDTYDAIVLAVAHKEFEDIDIAALRNGSNAVIYDIKGVLPKELIDCRL
- a CDS encoding polysaccharide biosynthesis tyrosine autokinase; translation: MNSTNINNHSSENNIFSNGNSYQTEKPDLKKWVFLFLSNWRWFAAFLILGLAIAFFVNKFTAPVYKIGASVLVKSNDQSNMPEEMAMMSGFSSPDMKNFENQAILLKTESQILRTLDQLDFNVSYYTKGKFTVPAYNFRNVMKTINTSIYSKQQYQKKEFYQENSIRVILDPDHDQVLDVVFNLALNSNGQLQLEAKAEDAVVHSFSYNKDIGNLPSFAINEEVRLGQLIEGDYYSFLIEADETDLNELLVDNELSFVIRDNKRLVKDFEKINVAFAPKGASIANLSLTGTCLNKSKLFLNKLMEVWIQNNLDQKNQIANNTISFIDQQLYGLSDTLGRMGAKLQKFRTSNNVVKPTVQVEAAYQKIQELDSETSKLQMQASYFERLQGYLNKREDYDKLISPASVGIEQSVLGEYIAQLAEVRAALFQYKGKEKLNNPYLEKLQRQEGTLLATLYENITSQKEYIEHQLKALWIQKVDLRKAQNLLPGKEQQFMNIQRTYDLNNGLYTSLLEKRVEAQIQKASNLPDNEVVESAHFEQMMQLKGMQVFFLGGILGLFFPALFIFLKAFFNNKIESKEDLEAICSVPIIGSIAQSKKDGDVLTQKHPQDPVTESFRALRTRLDYLTKGSAQKTLLITSSISGEGKTFCALNISGIYALAGKKTIILGFDLRRPQLGKYLEIPEHKGISTYLIGKDKLEEVIQNTKYTNLDCIVSGPVPPNPAELIDSYKTKVLFEALSKKYDCIVIDTSPVGMVSDSLLLSPFANASLFVTRHQLTNKSFFSQNMKLLQEAQFKNVGLILNGIKGKSYGYGYGYGYGYESADVVSDEFVEVPTTPVK
- a CDS encoding polysaccharide biosynthesis/export family protein → MKIVTIPTLLLLVFFVSCIPQKKTVYMRDVSGKRKYENPYVKAEDVTEAYTIQAGDYLYIRVLTPDETVAGLYNLTSGQSSMTNMGDGSSMRFLSYQVSDDGNIDFPYVGKVNVTGKTLKQIKDQMQEILKNHIDTFSLQVQLTNAQFTILGEVRAPGQYNMNKDQINIFEAIALAGDLTIYGKRRMVKIVRPTANGTKTITVNLSDRNLIDSQDYYILPNDLVYIEPIKAKMWGVGESFSLALISSLLSLFLLANTLK